One Diabrotica virgifera virgifera chromosome 3, PGI_DIABVI_V3a genomic window carries:
- the LOC114328159 gene encoding UDP-GlcNAc:betaGal beta-1,3-N-acetylglucosaminyltransferase-like protein 1 produces the protein MNKEVDIISVIVPIYNGAKWIDPCFHSILKQNVDDTQFQLEVCVCNDSSTDETSTLLGKWKDHFQEAGVSLKVFNNRSENPGGVGFAKNKAVSISSGRFLCFQDIDDVMLPERVQKQYQVAVNSSVDTIVGAQFKREPEDSTVRYTKWANSLSQEQLSIQVYTSHGPTVIMPTWFLYRDHFDEVGGFVEKGMGTPEDLIFFYKHLDLGGKIIRVDECLLIYRFHSNQATFSVHQDTIWNLRVDRLQKKILSDWPQFTIWNAGKQGKKLYNSLSKENQAKVVAFCDVDSNKIGKPYIPYNPNDRKGKKKMIEIVHFKDALPPLVICVKMDMTGGVFEDNLQSLNLQEGLEYVIFS, from the exons ATGAATAAAGAAGTTGATATAATC AGTGTCATAGTTCCCATTTATAATGGGGCCAAATGGATAGACCCCTGTTTTCATagcattttaaaacaaaatgtagATGATACCCAATTTCAATTGGAGGTATGTGTCTGTAATGACTCCAGTACAGATGAAACATCAACATTACTGGGAAAATGGAAAGATCATTTTCAAGAAGCTGGTGTGTCCCTAAAGGTGTTTAATAATAGAAGTGAAAATCCTGGAGGAG ttggATTTGCTAAAAACAAAGCTGTTTCAATCAGTTCAGGAAGATTTCTGTGCTTTCAAGATATA GATGATGTGATGTTACCAGAAAGAGTTCAAAAGCAATATCAGGTTGCTGTAAATTCTTCAGTTGATACA ATTGTGGGTGCTCAGTTCAAACGTGAACCAGAGGATTCCACAGTTCGCTACACCAAATGGGCTAATTCTTTAAGTCAGGAACAATTGAGCATTCAAGTATATACATCACATGGTCCTACAGTAATAATGCCTACATGGTTTTTGTATAGGGATCATTTTGACGA AGTAGGAGGATTTGTGGAAAAAGGAATGGGAACTCCAGAAGACTTAATTTTTTTCTATAAGCATCTTGATCTTGGTGGAAAAATTATTAGAGTAGACGAGTGTTTGTTGATATACAGATTTCATTCGAACCAAGCTACTTTTTCTGTTCATCA GGATACCATCTGGAATTTACGAGTAGATAGGTTACAAAAGAAAATTTTAAGTGATTGGCCGCAGTTTACTATTTGGAATGCTGGTAAGCAAGGCAAGAAATTATACAACTCTTTATCGAAGGAAAATCAAGCAAAAGTTGTAGCTTTCTGTGATGTAGATAGTAATAAAATTGGTAAACCTTATATACCATATAACCCTAATGATCGTAAAGGAAAGAAAAAGATGATTGAAATCGTTCATTTCAAGGATGCACTTCCACCTTTGGTTATTTGTGTAAAAATG